A section of the Malus sylvestris chromosome 17, drMalSylv7.2, whole genome shotgun sequence genome encodes:
- the LOC126610920 gene encoding transcription factor GTE4-like — MASGPTVGEGDGAREKQRFTESKVYTRKAFKGLKKNNIVNTTANTDANTNTNATATTTTALAAPSAPAPAPAPAPASAATPTTTSGNINGIDNSINGKDSSISEKDNSINENEKDNNINENQKDSNQNQKDNNNNENEKDRNSQNKDNGNNENSTRPPAHTILSEDGNSAQQLISQSGAAASDDSSSLNRQEPAATAAEAVVEATIERESRNSPEENGVVKPASDSRTKINLASRSKQEKRELRRKLESELDLVRSLVKRIEAKQGQIGGFSHSHVSVNDGANSAGGGLRLVHSEVASVGVPREATRPLHQLSISVLENSQGMSDIVEKEKRTPKANQFYRNSEFLLAKDKIPPAESNKKSKSNGKRHGGGELWQGFGGMGSKFFKSCSSLLEKLMKHKHGWVFNEPVDAAKLGLHDYHIIIKHPMDLGTIKSRLNKNWYKSPKEFAEDVRLTFQNAMTYNPPGQDVHVMAEQLSRIFEDRWAIIESDYNRELRFGYDYGVNLPTPTPRKAPPLLPPPIDMRRILDRSESISRHSDPKPKSMTITPRTPAPKKPKAKDPHKRDMTYEEKQKLSTQLQSLPSEKLDAIIQIIKRRNSALFHHDDEIEVDIDSVDTETLWELDRFVTNYKKSLSKHKRKAEMQARAEAEQNVQQQTQAPVAAEVLKQPKTDERIISSSTPIQGDNQGDNRSRSSSSSSSSSDSGSSSSDSDSDSSSASGSDAGSPRT; from the exons ATGGCTTCGGGGCCTACAGTAGGAGAAGGTGATGGAGCCAGAGAGAAACAGAGGTTCACGGAGAGCAAGGTCTATACTCGAAAAGCTTTCAAAGGCCTCAAGAAAAACAATATCGTCAACACCACCGCCAACACCGACGCAAACACAAATACCAACGCAACCGCCACAACCACTACCGCCTTAGCCGCCCCCTCCGCCCCCGCCCCCGCCCCCGCCCCCGCCCCTGCCTCTGCCGCTACCCCAACCACCACCAGCGGCAACATCAACGGGATCGACAACAGCATCAACGGGAAGGACAGCAGCATCAGTGAGAAGGACAACAGCATCAACGAGAACGAGAAGGACAACAACATCAACGAGAACCAGAAGGACAGCAACCAGAACCAGaaggacaacaacaacaacgaaAACGAGAAGGACAGAAACAGTCAGAACAAGGATAACGGGAATAATGAGAATTCCACTCGGCCTCCGGCTCATACTATTCTGTCTGAGGATGGAAATTCCGCTCAGCAGCTCATTTCACAGTCTGGTGCTGCTGCCTCTGATGACTCCTCGAGCCTGAACCGTCAAGAACCTGCGGCGACAGCAGCAGAGGCAGTGGTAGAGGCAACTATTGAGCGGGAAAGTCGGAATTCACCTGAAGAGAATGGGGTGGTCAAGCCGGCTTCGGATAGCCGAACTAAGATTAATTTGGCTTCAAGGTCGAAGCAGGAGAAGCGGGAGCTTCGAAGGAAGCTTGAGAGTGAGCTCGATTTGGTGCGGAGTTTGGTGAAGAGAATTGAGGCTAAACAGGGGCAGATTGGTGGGTTTAGTCACTCCCATGTTTCAGTGAATGATGGGGCGAATAGTGCAGGTGGAGGGCTGAGGCTGGTTCACTCTGAGGTTGCTTCTGTAGGTGTTCCTCGAGAGGCTACCAGGCCTTTGCATCAACTGAGTATATCCGTGTTGGAGAATAGTCAGGGAATGAGTGATATTgtggagaaagagaagagaaccCCCAAGGCGAACCAGTTCTATCGTAATTCGGAGTTTTTGCTTGCCAAGGATAAGATTCCACCTGCTGAGAGTAACAAGAAGTCGAAATCGAATGGGAAGAGACATGGCGGAGGAGAATTGTGGCAAGGGTTTGGTGGGATGGGAAGCAAGTTTTTCAAGAGTTGCAGTTCTTTGCTTGAGAAATTGATGAAACACAAGCATGGTTGGGTGTTTAATGAACCTGTTGATGCTGCCAAGCTTGGTTTGCATGATTATCATATCATTATCAAGCATCCAATGGACTTGGGTACCATTAAGTCGAGGCTGAACAAGAATTGGTACAAGTCTCCGAAAGAATTTGCGGAGGATGTGAGACTTACATTTCAAAATGCCATGACCTATAACCCCCCAGGGCAGGATGTTCATGTAATGGCAGAGCAGTTATCCAGAATATTTGAGGACAGGTGGGCCATCATAGAGTCAGATTACAATCGTGAGCTGAGGTTTGGATATGATTATGGGGTTAATCTTCCAACACCTACACCAAGAAAGGCACCTCCACTGCTACCACCTCCTATTGATATGCGAAGGATTTTGGACAGGTCTGAGTCCATTTCTCGACACTCTGATCCGAAGCCTAAATCCATGACTATTACTCCTAGGACCCCCGCTCCTAAGAAGCCTAAAGCTAAAGATCCTCATAAAAGGGACATGACTtatgaagaaaagcaaaagctcAGCACACAACTCCAGAGTTTACCTTCAGAGAAGCTGGATGCCATTATACAGATTATAAAGAGGAGGAATTCGGCACTATTCCATCATGATGATGAAATTGAAGTGGACATAGATAGCGTTGATACCGAGACCCTGTGGGAGCTGGACAGGTTTGTAACCAATTACAAGAAGAGTTTGAGCAAACACAAGCGAAAAGCTGAAATGCAAGCCAGAGCAGAAGCTGAGCAGAATGTCCAGCAGCAG ACCCAGGCCCCAGTTGCAGCAGAGGTTTTGAAACAACCCAAGACAG ATGAAAGAATTATTTCCTCTTCAACACCCATTCAAGGGGATAACCAGGGTGATAATAGGAGTAGGTCGAGTAGTTCAAGCAGCTCTAGCAGTGATTCTGGATCTTCCTCAAGTG ACTCAGATAGTGATAGTTCGTCAGCATCTGGATCTGATGCAGGTTCGCCTAGGACTtaa
- the LOC126609547 gene encoding signaling peptide TAXIMIN 1-like, which translates to MCSSEGDCRPLGFLLGLPFALLSLLLSIVGIVIWIVGLLLTCICPCCLCVTVMVELALELVKAPIHVMEWFTSQIPC; encoded by the exons ATGTGCTCTTCAGAGGGTGATTGCAGGCCTTTGGGCTTTCTACTGGGCCTTCCGTTCGCTcttctctccctcctcctctcCATCGTCGGCATCGTCATCTGGATCGTCGG ATTGTTGCTGACGTGCATATGCCCGTGCTGTTTGTGCGTGACGGTGATGGTGGAGCTGGCCCTGGAGTTGGTGAAAGCTCCAATTCATGTGATGGAATGGTTCACTTCTCAAATCCCCTGTTAA